One stretch of Actinacidiphila sp. DG2A-62 DNA includes these proteins:
- a CDS encoding ATP-binding protein, producing the protein MATVSTPDLADALGTRETPWLEFKSTAKREGRRGDAIGNAVCAMANDLAGHGGGDILIGVDDKGEPLDGVDVSDRALLALTDLRDDGRILDRPSFTVEAAVYRGKQVIHIHVEASATPPVRFEGVVWVRPGPTTRRATREDERVLTERRRAADGPYDTRLLPSSTLHDLDLELFRGTYLPAVVDPDVIEENGRPLPQQLASLHLARSVDDPVPTVLGLLVVGFDPSSFIPGAYVQFVRYQGVDFDAPIADDQELRQNIVDTAARLEPVLRGHLRTRLVEDGFREKQRPEYPFEALREVCMNALMHRNYETSYAATRIAWFDDRIEVTNPGGPYGQVRSDNFDRVNDYRNPSLAAAMKSLGYVNRFGRGIGRIRAALERNGNPPPEFQVDESSWSVTLRRAS; encoded by the coding sequence ATGGCGACCGTGAGCACTCCAGACCTGGCCGATGCCCTGGGTACCCGAGAGACGCCGTGGCTAGAGTTCAAGAGCACTGCGAAGCGCGAGGGCAGGCGCGGCGACGCGATCGGCAATGCCGTGTGCGCGATGGCCAATGACCTCGCCGGGCACGGAGGCGGAGACATCCTCATTGGAGTGGACGACAAGGGGGAACCGCTTGACGGCGTCGACGTCAGCGATCGGGCACTGCTCGCGCTGACGGATCTCAGGGACGACGGCCGGATCCTCGACCGTCCTTCGTTCACCGTCGAGGCGGCCGTCTATCGCGGCAAACAGGTGATCCATATTCATGTGGAGGCGTCGGCAACGCCGCCTGTGCGGTTCGAGGGAGTTGTCTGGGTGCGTCCCGGTCCCACGACACGACGGGCGACGCGCGAGGACGAACGGGTACTGACTGAGCGTCGCCGTGCCGCCGATGGCCCCTACGACACCCGGCTGTTGCCGTCGAGCACACTGCACGACCTTGACCTCGAACTCTTCCGCGGTACATACCTGCCGGCGGTGGTCGACCCGGACGTGATCGAGGAGAACGGGCGGCCATTGCCTCAGCAACTGGCCTCGCTGCATCTGGCTCGCTCGGTGGACGACCCGGTTCCGACTGTGCTGGGTCTGTTGGTGGTGGGTTTCGACCCGAGCAGTTTCATCCCGGGTGCGTACGTGCAGTTTGTTCGTTACCAAGGCGTCGACTTCGACGCTCCGATCGCTGACGACCAAGAGTTGCGGCAGAACATCGTTGACACTGCCGCACGCTTGGAGCCCGTCCTCCGCGGACATCTCCGGACCCGATTGGTGGAGGACGGCTTCCGCGAGAAACAACGGCCCGAATATCCATTCGAGGCCCTACGAGAGGTCTGCATGAATGCACTCATGCACCGTAACTACGAGACCTCCTATGCTGCGACTCGCATCGCGTGGTTCGACGACAGGATTGAGGTCACCAATCCGGGCGGCCCCTACGGGCAGGTTCGAAGCGACAACTTCGACCGTGTGAACGACTACCGCAATCCTTCGCTGGCTGCTGCGATGAAGTCACTCGGCTACGTCAACCGGTTCGGCCGAGGCATCGGGCGGATCCGCGCTGCTCTGGAGCGCAACGGCAATCCTCCGCCCGAGTTCCAGGTGGATGAGTCATCGTGGTCGGTGACCCTGAGGAGGGCGTCATGA
- a CDS encoding vWA domain-containing protein, protein MAIDYRKTYRIDYRKRPREAAAPGSAAAAAPAPASGLASAGAPAPGVSLEKVADRAPGLVSLFKAASVSLVKNRISGQRAAVYLVLDRSGSMRRYYRDGSVQHLAEQTLALAANLDDDGVVPVVFFSTEVDGVAEVGLDAYQGRIGALHESMGHMGRTNYHLAMQAVIDHYQASGAADPAFVVFQTDGSPSSRTAAEHVLCTAARLPIFWQFVGFGDDEFRFLRRLDELPAPQRRLVDNAGFFAAGDAPRSIPDAVLYDELLAEYPQWLTAARAAGVLA, encoded by the coding sequence ATGGCCATCGACTACCGCAAGACGTACCGGATCGACTACCGCAAGAGACCCCGCGAGGCCGCCGCGCCCGGGAGCGCCGCGGCAGCCGCTCCCGCCCCCGCCTCCGGTCTCGCCTCTGCCGGGGCGCCCGCTCCCGGCGTCAGCCTGGAGAAGGTCGCGGACCGGGCCCCCGGCCTGGTCAGTCTCTTCAAGGCCGCCTCCGTCTCCCTGGTCAAGAACCGGATCAGCGGACAGCGCGCTGCTGTTTACCTTGTGCTCGACCGCTCCGGCAGCATGCGCCGCTACTACCGCGACGGCTCGGTCCAGCACCTCGCCGAGCAGACCCTCGCGCTCGCCGCCAACCTGGACGACGACGGCGTGGTCCCCGTCGTCTTCTTCTCCACCGAGGTCGACGGCGTCGCCGAGGTCGGCCTCGACGCGTACCAGGGCCGGATCGGCGCGCTGCACGAGTCGATGGGCCACATGGGCCGTACCAATTACCACCTGGCCATGCAGGCGGTCATCGACCACTACCAGGCGAGCGGCGCCGCCGACCCCGCCTTCGTGGTCTTCCAGACCGACGGCTCGCCCTCCTCGCGCACCGCGGCCGAGCACGTCCTGTGCACCGCCGCGCGGCTGCCGATCTTCTGGCAGTTCGTCGGCTTCGGCGACGACGAGTTCCGCTTCCTGCGCCGGCTGGACGAACTGCCCGCGCCGCAGCGGCGGCTGGTCGACAACGCGGGCTTCTTCGCCGCCGGCGACGCGCCGCGGTCGATCCCGGACGCGGTGCTGTACGACGAACTGCTCGCGGAGTACCCGCAGTGGCTGACCGCGGCCCGCGCCGCGGGCGTCCTCGCGTAG
- a CDS encoding response regulator, whose protein sequence is MSRVLVVDDEPQIVRALVINLRARQYEVDAAPDGATALRLAAERHPDVVLLDLGLPDMDGVDVIAGLRGWTRVPIIVLSARHASGEKVEALDAGADDYVTKPFAMDELLARLRAAFRRADPGPGEPVLQAASFSVDLAAKKVVRDGADVRLTPTEWHLLEVLARNAWLITQRQLLQEVWGPGYGTETNYLRVYMAQLRRKLEPDPTRPRHLITEPGMGYRFEV, encoded by the coding sequence GTGAGCCGCGTGCTGGTGGTGGACGACGAGCCGCAGATCGTACGGGCCCTGGTGATCAACCTGCGGGCCCGGCAGTACGAGGTCGACGCGGCCCCCGACGGCGCGACCGCGCTGCGGCTGGCCGCGGAACGCCACCCGGACGTGGTGCTGCTCGACCTCGGGCTGCCGGACATGGACGGCGTCGACGTGATCGCCGGGCTGCGCGGCTGGACCCGGGTGCCGATCATCGTGCTGTCCGCGCGGCACGCCTCCGGCGAGAAGGTCGAGGCGCTGGACGCCGGCGCCGACGACTACGTCACCAAGCCGTTCGCGATGGACGAGCTGCTGGCCCGGCTGCGCGCCGCCTTCCGCCGCGCCGACCCCGGACCGGGCGAGCCGGTGCTCCAGGCCGCGTCGTTCAGCGTCGACCTGGCCGCGAAGAAGGTGGTGCGCGACGGCGCGGACGTGCGGCTCACGCCCACCGAGTGGCACCTGCTGGAGGTGCTGGCCCGCAACGCCTGGCTGATCACCCAGCGCCAGCTCCTGCAGGAGGTATGGGGCCCGGGCTACGGCACCGAGACCAACTACCTGCGCGTCTACATGGCCCAGTTGCGGCGCAAGCTGGAGCCCGACCCGACCCGGCCGCGGCACCTGATCACCGAGCCGGGCATGGGCTACCGCTTCGAGGTCTGA
- a CDS encoding iron ABC transporter permease yields the protein MFTAAPAQGGASAQDGVPAQGGVPGAVAVTAALLLLTAALLVLDITQGTADVGAGAVWKALTGRAEQGDASVLLASRLPRAVAGVLVGVALGAAGAALQAVSRNVLAAPDTLAVNAGSYLALGVLAVTGVSVPLLASSGVAFAGGLAAAAVVLALSGLGAGTVRLVLAGSALALGLGAVTDALLLLFPQRTTGLYQWGQGGIGQNGFGGVAQMAPVAAVGLAGLLLLARRVDALALGDDAARGIGVPVWRTRVAVVVLAALLSAAAVTLAGPIGFVGLCAPALVRPLARRLRGPARARAAIPVAALTGAVLVLGSDVLLRATVGAQRAVAVPTGVVTSLVGAVFLVVIALRTGEAGGTAAPDRLRTPGRGAFAAVLVCLSVLLAGTVVAAVLLGDTPLLLGDVVNWSQGRADRVVGFVLDTRVPRVLAALLAGGALALSGTLVQAVTRNPLAEPGVLGVSGGAGLGAVLLVTEAPSAGSWSVAGAASAGAAATAALVFGLSARGGFGQNRLVLVGVGASAAATALIGLLIVLTDPFDATKALTWLSGSTYGRTLPDVVPVGAVLAVGTAVAVARRRQLDLVALDDDTPRLLGLGLARERLGLLCLSVLLSASAVAAAGTIAFVGLVAPHAARALVGRRHVRVLPVAVMLGAALVCAADLLGRTVIAPAQLGAGLTTAVIGAPYFLYLLVRTRR from the coding sequence CTGTTCACCGCCGCCCCCGCACAAGGCGGCGCCTCCGCACAAGACGGCGTCCCCGCGCAGGGCGGCGTCCCCGGCGCCGTCGCCGTCACCGCCGCGCTGCTCCTGCTGACCGCCGCGCTGCTGGTCCTGGACATCACGCAGGGCACCGCGGACGTGGGCGCGGGCGCGGTGTGGAAGGCGCTGACCGGCCGGGCCGAACAGGGCGACGCCTCGGTGCTGTTGGCGTCCCGGCTGCCGCGGGCGGTGGCCGGCGTGCTGGTCGGCGTGGCGCTCGGCGCGGCCGGCGCGGCCCTTCAGGCGGTCAGCCGCAATGTGCTGGCCGCGCCCGACACCCTTGCGGTGAACGCCGGTTCGTACCTCGCCCTCGGCGTGCTCGCCGTGACCGGGGTCTCGGTCCCGCTGCTGGCGTCCTCCGGGGTCGCCTTCGCCGGCGGCCTCGCCGCTGCGGCCGTGGTGCTGGCGCTGTCCGGCCTCGGCGCGGGCACCGTACGGCTGGTGCTGGCCGGCAGCGCGCTGGCGCTCGGACTGGGCGCGGTCACCGACGCGTTGCTGCTGCTCTTCCCGCAGCGGACCACCGGCCTGTACCAGTGGGGCCAGGGCGGCATCGGCCAGAACGGCTTCGGCGGCGTCGCGCAGATGGCGCCGGTCGCCGCGGTCGGCCTGGCCGGGCTGCTGCTGCTCGCCCGCCGGGTGGACGCGCTCGCGCTCGGCGACGACGCGGCCCGCGGCATCGGCGTGCCGGTGTGGCGGACCCGGGTGGCCGTGGTGGTGCTCGCCGCGCTGCTGTCGGCGGCGGCGGTGACGCTCGCCGGGCCGATCGGCTTCGTCGGACTGTGCGCGCCCGCGCTGGTGCGGCCGCTCGCCCGCCGGCTGCGCGGGCCGGCCAGGGCGCGAGCGGCGATCCCGGTCGCGGCGCTGACCGGCGCGGTGCTGGTGCTCGGCTCGGACGTGCTGCTGCGCGCGACGGTGGGCGCGCAGCGGGCGGTCGCGGTGCCGACCGGCGTGGTGACGAGCCTGGTCGGCGCGGTGTTCCTGGTGGTGATCGCGCTGCGCACCGGGGAGGCGGGCGGCACGGCGGCGCCGGACCGGCTGCGCACCCCGGGCCGGGGGGCGTTCGCCGCGGTGCTGGTGTGCCTGAGCGTGCTGCTGGCCGGCACGGTGGTCGCGGCGGTGCTGCTGGGCGACACCCCGCTGCTGCTCGGCGACGTCGTCAACTGGTCCCAGGGCAGGGCGGACCGGGTGGTCGGCTTCGTGCTGGACACCCGGGTGCCGCGGGTGCTCGCGGCGCTGCTGGCGGGCGGCGCGCTCGCGCTGTCCGGGACGCTGGTGCAGGCCGTCACCCGCAATCCGCTGGCCGAGCCGGGGGTGCTCGGCGTGTCCGGCGGCGCGGGCCTGGGCGCGGTGCTGCTGGTGACCGAGGCGCCCTCGGCCGGCTCGTGGAGCGTGGCGGGGGCGGCCAGTGCGGGGGCCGCGGCCACCGCCGCGCTGGTCTTCGGGCTGTCCGCGCGCGGCGGGTTCGGGCAGAACCGGCTGGTGCTGGTCGGGGTCGGCGCGTCGGCCGCCGCCACCGCGCTGATCGGCCTGCTCATCGTGCTCACCGACCCGTTCGACGCGACCAAGGCGCTGACCTGGCTGTCCGGTTCGACGTACGGCAGGACGCTGCCGGACGTAGTCCCGGTGGGCGCGGTCCTCGCGGTGGGCACGGCGGTCGCGGTGGCGCGCCGCCGGCAGCTGGACCTGGTGGCGCTCGACGACGACACGCCCCGGCTGCTCGGGCTGGGCCTGGCCCGTGAGCGGCTCGGGCTGCTGTGCCTGAGCGTGCTGCTCAGCGCGAGCGCGGTGGCCGCGGCCGGCACGATCGCCTTCGTCGGGCTGGTGGCGCCGCACGCGGCCCGCGCGCTGGTCGGCCGCCGGCACGTACGGGTGCTGCCGGTCGCGGTCATGCTGGGGGCCGCGCTGGTGTGCGCGGCGGACCTCCTGGGCCGTACGGTGATCGCACCGGCCCAGCTCGGCGCGGGCCTGACGACCGCGGTCATCGGCGCGCCGTACTTCCTCTACCTGCTGGTCAGGACCCGGCGGTAG
- the argG gene encoding argininosuccinate synthase — protein sequence MSKVLTSLPAGERVGIAFSGGLDTSVAVAWMRDKGAVPCTYTADIGQYDEPDIASVPGRAKTYGAEVARLVDCRAALVEEGLAALTCGAFHIRSGGRAYFNTTPLGRAVTGTLLVRAMLEDDVQIWGDGSTFKGNDIERFYRYGLLANPHLRIYKPWLDADFVTELGGRKEMSEWLVAHGLPYRDSTEKAYSTDANIWGATHEAKTLEHLDAGIETVDPIMGVRFWDPTVEIPAEDVTIGFDQGRPVTINGKEFPSPVALVMEANAIGGRHGLGMSDQIENRIIEAKSRGIYEAPGMALLHAAYERLVNAIHNEDTLAQYHNEGRRLGRLMYEGRWLDPQALMIRESLQRWVGAAVTGEVTLRLRRGEDYSILDTAGPAFSYHPDKLSMERTEDSAFGPVDRIGQLTMRNLDIADSRAKLEQYVGLGLIGTGSPVLGAAQAAATGLIGTMPQMPEGGAEAIASRGEPSTLAELAALDEDELLDRAAMESGTD from the coding sequence ATGTCCAAGGTCCTCACCTCCCTTCCCGCCGGCGAGCGGGTCGGCATCGCCTTCTCCGGCGGCCTCGACACCTCCGTCGCGGTCGCGTGGATGCGTGACAAGGGCGCCGTGCCCTGCACGTACACCGCTGACATCGGCCAGTACGACGAGCCCGACATCGCCTCCGTGCCCGGCCGCGCGAAGACCTACGGCGCCGAGGTCGCGCGCCTGGTCGACTGCCGGGCGGCGCTGGTCGAGGAGGGGCTGGCCGCGCTGACCTGCGGGGCCTTCCACATCCGCTCGGGCGGCCGCGCGTACTTCAACACCACGCCGCTGGGCCGCGCCGTCACCGGCACGCTGCTGGTGCGCGCGATGCTGGAGGACGACGTCCAGATCTGGGGCGACGGCTCGACGTTCAAGGGCAACGACATCGAGCGGTTCTACCGCTACGGCCTGCTCGCCAACCCGCACCTGCGGATCTACAAGCCGTGGCTGGACGCCGACTTCGTCACCGAGCTGGGCGGCCGCAAGGAGATGTCGGAGTGGCTGGTCGCGCACGGCCTGCCGTACCGCGACAGCACGGAGAAGGCGTACTCCACCGACGCCAACATCTGGGGCGCCACCCACGAGGCCAAGACGCTGGAGCACCTGGACGCCGGCATCGAGACCGTCGACCCGATCATGGGCGTGCGGTTCTGGGACCCCACGGTCGAGATCCCGGCCGAGGACGTGACGATCGGCTTCGACCAGGGCCGTCCGGTCACGATCAACGGCAAGGAGTTCCCGTCCCCGGTCGCCCTGGTGATGGAGGCCAACGCGATCGGCGGCCGGCACGGCCTGGGCATGTCCGACCAGATCGAGAACCGGATCATCGAGGCCAAGAGCCGCGGCATCTACGAGGCGCCCGGCATGGCGCTGCTGCACGCCGCGTACGAGCGCCTGGTCAACGCGATCCACAACGAGGACACCCTCGCGCAGTACCACAACGAGGGCCGGCGGCTGGGCCGGCTGATGTACGAGGGCCGCTGGCTGGACCCGCAGGCGCTGATGATCCGCGAGTCGCTGCAGCGCTGGGTCGGCGCGGCGGTCACCGGCGAGGTGACGCTGCGGCTGCGGCGCGGCGAGGACTACTCGATCCTCGACACCGCGGGTCCCGCGTTCAGCTACCACCCGGACAAGCTGTCGATGGAGCGCACCGAGGACTCCGCGTTCGGCCCGGTCGACCGGATCGGCCAGCTCACCATGCGCAACCTCGACATCGCCGACTCGCGGGCCAAGCTGGAGCAGTACGTCGGGCTCGGCCTGATCGGCACCGGCAGCCCGGTCCTCGGCGCCGCCCAGGCCGCGGCGACCGGCCTGATCGGCACGATGCCGCAGATGCCCGAGGGCGGCGCGGAGGCGATCGCCTCCCGCGGCGAGCCCAGCACGCTGGCCGAGCTGGCCGCGCTGGACGAGGACGAGCTGCTCGACCGCGCGGCGATGGAGTCCGGCACGGACTGA
- a CDS encoding iron-siderophore ABC transporter substrate-binding protein, giving the protein MRRLTATTAAATATALAALCLAACGTTHSAADAADAAGDEAPSAGSSAQGGTGKAAGPVTLTDASGTRVHLDAPATRVVGTEWNVVEDLVTLGVDPVGVADVKGYTAWDTAAPLRSSAKDIGTRGEPSMDTVAALAPDLVVATTDLSASAVAQLRKIAPVVEVRSADAADQIGLMTTDLDLIAKATGTERKAAAVKQAFDAKLASGRKALADAGLAGAPYAFADGYVQANQVAVRPYTSGSLIGAVNERIGLKNAWKVAGDKAYGLATTDVEGLTGLGDVRFAYIANDADGDPFTTALAKNAVWRSLPFVAAGHVSRLPDGVWMFGGPASMGAYVDSVVAALTKSPAK; this is encoded by the coding sequence ATGAGACGCCTCACCGCCACCACCGCCGCCGCGACCGCCACCGCGCTCGCCGCGCTCTGCCTGGCCGCCTGCGGCACCACCCACTCCGCCGCCGACGCCGCCGACGCCGCCGGCGACGAAGCGCCCTCGGCGGGTTCGAGCGCCCAGGGCGGCACCGGCAAGGCCGCCGGACCCGTCACCCTCACCGACGCCAGCGGCACGCGGGTGCACCTCGACGCCCCGGCCACCCGGGTCGTGGGCACCGAGTGGAACGTCGTGGAGGACCTCGTCACGCTCGGCGTGGACCCGGTCGGCGTCGCCGACGTGAAGGGCTACACCGCCTGGGACACCGCGGCCCCGCTGCGCAGCTCCGCCAAGGACATCGGCACCCGCGGCGAACCCAGCATGGACACCGTCGCCGCCCTCGCGCCGGACCTCGTCGTGGCGACCACCGACCTGTCCGCCTCCGCGGTGGCCCAACTGCGCAAGATCGCCCCGGTGGTGGAGGTGCGCTCGGCCGACGCCGCCGACCAGATCGGGCTGATGACCACGGACCTCGACCTGATCGCGAAGGCCACCGGCACCGAGCGGAAGGCCGCGGCGGTCAAGCAGGCGTTCGACGCCAAGCTCGCCTCGGGTCGCAAGGCCCTCGCCGACGCCGGGCTGGCCGGCGCGCCGTATGCCTTCGCCGACGGCTACGTGCAGGCCAACCAGGTGGCCGTCCGCCCGTACACCAGCGGCTCGTTGATCGGCGCCGTCAACGAGCGGATCGGCCTGAAGAACGCCTGGAAGGTGGCCGGGGACAAGGCGTACGGGCTGGCGACGACCGATGTCGAGGGGCTCACCGGCCTCGGCGACGTGCGCTTCGCCTACATCGCCAACGACGCCGACGGCGACCCGTTCACCACCGCGCTCGCCAAGAACGCCGTGTGGAGGTCGCTGCCGTTCGTCGCGGCCGGGCACGTGAGTCGGCTGCCCGACGGCGTCTGGATGTTCGGCGGCCCGGCGTCCATGGGGGCCTACGTGGACTCCGTCGTCGCGGCGCTGACCAAGTCCCCCGCGAAGTAG
- a CDS encoding ATP-binding protein, with the protein MEADGTREARGMRGALPAGEPLGGEARERIVVGLSGDPQDRTLIRRAARLAARAAGAADAEILAVHVVRPGGAGAAAGQRALVEGFGGSYHQVLGDDVATALLDFARGADATQIVLGAGRRPGWRYVFGPGTGARVARTGGPDLDVHLVTHGGRSGGRWAGPRGGGRRNPGGGPEADAGGPAARGSGRTLPVAPGARLGRTRVLAGWLVGVAGPVLLTAVLTAARGPSLATDILLFLTLTVAAALLGGRYPALASAVCCSLLLNYYFTPPTHAFTIAEGQNVTALVVFVVVAVAVASVVDLAARRTEQAARLQAEAEILSYLAGSVLRGDHTLAALLERVRETFGTASAALWERDDARGAWRRAGFVAPPPGPDRPEDAEVAVAVNERLLLTLGGRVLPASDRRVLSAFAAQAAGVLDRQRLAGEAARARELAEGNRIRTALLAAVSHDLRTPLAGIKASVTSLRSDDVAWSADDEAELLAGIEAGADRLDHLIGNLLDMSRLQTGTVSPLVAPVDLDEVVPAALAAVPRDSVDLDIPEDLPMVEADPGLLERSVANVVENAVKYSPPGRRVVVAASAVHDRVELRVADRGPGVPEAARGAIFEPFQRHGDAPRGNGVGLGLAVARGFAESMGGTLEAEETPGGGLTMVLALRAAGRDGPGAGGGPEARGAGDGRGARGAGGGHGGRGGRGGHGGRGVPDGAGGPGAGDEGGRG; encoded by the coding sequence GTGGAAGCGGACGGCACGCGCGAGGCGCGGGGGATGCGCGGAGCGCTGCCCGCCGGCGAGCCTCTCGGCGGCGAGGCCCGCGAGCGCATCGTCGTCGGCCTGTCCGGCGACCCGCAGGACCGCACCCTGATACGCCGCGCCGCCCGCCTGGCCGCCCGCGCCGCCGGCGCCGCCGACGCCGAGATCCTCGCGGTCCACGTGGTCCGCCCCGGCGGCGCCGGGGCCGCCGCCGGGCAGCGGGCCCTCGTGGAGGGCTTCGGCGGGTCGTACCACCAGGTGCTCGGGGACGACGTGGCGACCGCGCTGCTGGACTTCGCGCGGGGCGCCGACGCCACGCAGATCGTGCTGGGCGCGGGGCGCCGGCCCGGGTGGCGGTACGTCTTCGGGCCGGGGACCGGCGCGCGCGTCGCCAGGACCGGCGGCCCCGACCTCGACGTCCACCTGGTCACGCACGGCGGCCGGTCGGGCGGCCGGTGGGCCGGCCCGCGCGGGGGCGGACGGCGCAATCCGGGCGGCGGCCCGGAGGCCGACGCCGGGGGCCCGGCCGCCCGGGGGAGCGGACGGACGCTGCCGGTGGCGCCGGGCGCCCGGCTCGGCCGCACCCGCGTGCTCGCCGGCTGGCTCGTCGGCGTGGCCGGCCCGGTGCTGCTGACCGCCGTGCTCACCGCGGCCCGCGGCCCGAGCCTGGCCACCGACATCCTGCTGTTCCTGACCCTGACCGTGGCCGCCGCGCTGCTCGGCGGCCGTTACCCGGCGCTCGCCTCGGCGGTCTGCTGCTCGCTGCTGCTGAACTACTACTTCACCCCGCCGACCCACGCCTTCACCATCGCCGAGGGCCAGAACGTCACCGCGCTGGTCGTCTTCGTCGTGGTCGCCGTCGCGGTCGCCTCCGTGGTCGACCTCGCCGCGCGCCGCACCGAACAGGCCGCGCGGCTCCAGGCGGAGGCGGAGATCCTGTCGTACCTCGCGGGCAGCGTGCTGCGCGGCGACCACACGCTGGCCGCGCTGCTGGAACGCGTCCGCGAGACGTTCGGGACCGCCTCGGCCGCGCTGTGGGAGCGCGACGACGCGCGCGGCGCGTGGCGGCGCGCGGGCTTCGTGGCCCCGCCGCCCGGCCCCGACCGGCCGGAGGACGCCGAGGTCGCCGTCGCGGTGAACGAGCGGCTGCTGCTCACCCTCGGCGGCCGGGTGCTGCCCGCCTCCGACCGGCGGGTGCTGTCCGCCTTCGCCGCGCAGGCGGCCGGCGTGCTGGACCGGCAGCGGCTGGCCGGCGAGGCGGCCAGGGCCCGCGAACTGGCGGAGGGCAACCGCATCCGCACCGCGCTGCTCGCCGCGGTCAGCCACGACCTGCGCACCCCGCTGGCCGGCATCAAGGCGTCGGTCACCTCGCTGCGCTCGGACGACGTGGCGTGGTCCGCGGACGACGAGGCCGAGCTGCTGGCCGGCATCGAGGCCGGCGCGGACCGGCTGGACCACCTGATCGGCAACCTGCTGGACATGTCCCGGCTGCAGACCGGCACGGTCAGCCCGCTGGTCGCCCCGGTCGACCTGGACGAGGTGGTGCCCGCGGCGCTCGCCGCGGTGCCGCGCGACAGCGTCGACCTCGACATCCCCGAGGACCTGCCGATGGTCGAGGCCGACCCCGGCCTGCTGGAGCGGAGCGTGGCCAACGTGGTGGAGAACGCGGTGAAGTACAGCCCGCCGGGCCGCCGGGTGGTGGTCGCGGCGAGCGCGGTCCACGACCGGGTCGAGCTGCGCGTCGCCGACCGCGGCCCGGGCGTCCCGGAGGCCGCGCGCGGCGCCATCTTCGAGCCCTTCCAGCGGCACGGCGACGCGCCGCGCGGCAACGGCGTGGGCCTCGGCCTCGCGGTGGCCCGCGGCTTCGCGGAGTCGATGGGCGGCACCCTGGAGGCCGAGGAGACGCCGGGCGGCGGCCTGACGATGGTGCTCGCGCTGCGCGCCGCCGGGCGGGACGGGCCCGGCGCCGGCGGCGGGCCCGAAGCCCGCGGCGCCGGCGACGGGCGAGGGGCCCGCGGCGCCGGCGGCGGGCACGGTGGACGCGGCGGACGCGGTGGACACGGTGGACGCGGCGTACCGGACGGCGCCGGGGGACCCGGCGCAGGCGACGAAGGGGGGCGCGGGTGA